DNA from Rosa rugosa chromosome 6, drRosRugo1.1, whole genome shotgun sequence:
ATCTCAGTGGCAAACTCTGTTCTTCCTTCTGTTGGATCTGGAAGTTCAATGTTTCAGAATGAGAAGATTTCCCGCTTTAATTCTATGATGAGAAGTTCAGCGGGAGGTTCAGTCAGCACCTGGCACTCAGATGCTGGAAATGACTTAGAAGGAAGACATGCATCATCATTATTAGATGAGTTCAAGAACAACAAGAATAAGTCTTTTGAACTTGCAGATATTGTTGATCACATAGTTGAATTCAGGTATGTATAGTGCTTCCTTTCATTTTGTATTATTCTTAGTGTGCTTTGGCTGGGATTCTTACTTCCTATATTGTGTTCTAAATGCAGTACCGATCAGTATGGAAGTCGCTTTATCCAGCAGAAACTCGAAACTGCCACTGtagaagaaaaaatgaaaatattccCTGAGATTATTCCTCATGCTCGCACCTTGATGACTGATGTTTTTGGAAATTATGTCATACAGAAAGTATAAACCTTGTATTTCAAAAGTTCAAGATGCCTTCCTTGCATTCTATAATTATTAATATCTTTCTGTGTGAATTGCAGTTCTTTGAGCATGGTACAGAAAGCCAAAGAAACGAATTGACGAACCAACTTACTGGCCATGTTTTGCCTCTCAGTCTGCAAATGTATGGTTGTAGAGTGATTCAGAAGGTGATCTCTTGATCCTCAATTCTTGGTTTTATTCCAATTTATAACTACATAATGCCTTTCTAGCTAGGTGTTGGCTTTACACCTTTGATCTGTCTCAGATTTTGCATAGCTTTGATAATGTATTGTCGTAACGTATGTTATTCATCTCACTTGCTTCATTGTCATGTGCAAATGGTATCATGTTATGTGTATCTTGCTTGCAAAATAAAAAGATGAATGCAAGTTTATGGAAAAGAGGAGTTGGTTTATATAAAAAACAATTCTGGGAAATTTGAATAGACACCTTCTACATGTTATGTGTATGAACAATATGCTTGTTCCTTATATGACTGTCATTATGACTAATGACCATGTCTTGTTGTGCTCCCCACTGATGGAAAAGGCACTTTGgttctttgagaaaaacaaagacCCAATCATCATTTTGTTTAAGAAATGTTTCAGTATGATATGAGAGGCATCATATTGGGAGACTAATGCTTTAAGGTTTGCCAATAGGCCTTGGAAGTTGTTGACAAGGATCATCAGGCTCAAATGGTGTCAGAACTCGATGGTTCAGTCATGAAATGTGTCCGGGATCAAAATGGGAATCACGTCATTCAGAAGAGTATAGAGTGTGTCCCTCAAGATCAAATTCAGTTCATCATTTCATCCTTCTATGGGCAAGTTGTCACACTGTCCACCCATCCTTATGGCTGCCGTGTCATACAGGTTAGTTGTTTGCATTCTCGTTCATTTAGTAGGGAGTATACTTTTATTTCACTATTTACTAGTGTAATATTTGGATGCCTATAGAGGGTTCTGGAACATTGTGATGACTCAAAGACGCAAGAAATTATCATGGATGAAGTCATGCAATCTGTATGCATTCTGGCACAGGATCAGTATGGGAATTATGTTATTCAGGTATTCAAAACTATTGGATCTTGGTATGCTTGTGGTTGAGCTACAAGGTTTCCTTTTTTTTAGATACATTTGGATTTGTTTCTAACTCTTTGTTTCTATCTTGTTAAGTCATCGAAGTTCCAGATGAAAGTGTATATGACATGTTATGACCATTGACACATAAGCTGGATGCTGCCCtacttgattttattttttctttgattatttACATGTGTGAAAGCCAATACTATCTATGATATGTCTCTGACTTGTTTTGAAAACCTATACTTCGTGCAACACCATCATTTGTGTGTACCTGATATAAACCTCTCTTTGTAGCACGTCCTTGAACATGGTAAACCACATGAACGGTCTGCAATTATTCACAAGCTTGCTGGACAAATTGTAAAGATGAGTCAGCAGAAGTTTGCTTCTAATGTTGTGGAAAAGTGCTTGACTTTTGGGAGTCCTGAGGAGCGCCAGTTGTTGGTGAAAGAGATGCTTGGTTCCACTGATGAAAATGAGCCATTGCAGGTCTGTGCTATGATTAATTGTGTTAAatgtaaatttttatttttgttttctttttctgcagAAGATAAGTCATTTTATTAGAAATGGAAAATGATTTGGAAATCAACCAGTTAGATATTGGGCATAATTGTATCAACCTGTTTTCCTCCGTTAGTAAAAGTTCCTTATGAAAGAATGATTAACTAACAGTTTTTGTTTATGTCATCAAGCCTAATCAGATTTCTAGCCCAACTTTGCATATAACAGGATTACTGAAAATTTTTGGTCGAAAAAAACAATGAGATAAGAGTTCTTGAATTGCGTTAACATGCCTAACCAGAGTCTTGGAGTCTAAGCCTTGCATGTCATATAGGCACATCTAACCATACTATAATATATGCAGGCCATGATGAAAGATCCATTTGGAAACTACGTCGTGCAGAAGGTTCTGGAGACCTGTGATGATCAGAGTCTTGAGTTAATTGTTTCTCGCATTAAGGTTCATTTGACTGCCTTGAAGAAGTACACCTATGGTAAACATATTGTTTCCCGTGTTGAGAAACTCATCACAACTGGAGGTGAGGAAcccttattttcatttttcattttctgtgTTACAGATTTGCACAGTTTAACAACCACGCTAACAATTTTTTGATCCACATCATCTGCAGAAAGGCGCATAGGATTGTCATCCTCAGTTTCTTCTTCCTGAGGTATCCCAATTTTGGAGCAAGGCAGGCATTTTTCATCTAGCCACCATCAATAAGTATGCACCTTTTGTACAGCTAACGTGGACAGTGACCATAGCAAGTTTGCTGCGTCGATCCCAATAATACACAGAGAAATTATAGTTGTAAATAAGCATGAAATCCAGAGTCCCCTTCCATATGTCAATTTTGCGTATTCTCCTTCTATTGTATAGTTTTGGCAAAGCTGATTTTAATCTGACCATGAAGACATCACGTGGAGGATAGTTCTAGGCTGTCTGGAGAAGGAAGGTCGAGTTAGTATTGAAGACTGTTTTTGGGCTTTGGGAGTACATGTCTATATAGCAATTTTAAAGTGTAAATGGTTAACTGCTGTTCGAATTTGAAAGAGGGGGTAAATAATAGGGGAGTGTTCATGTATAGTAGGGTCTTCAACTTTAAGAACGAAATATAGTGTAAATATACTTCAATTTTCTCGTCTAGATATATTTTTCTAGTCTTTTTGAAGTATGAGGAAATTTTAATTCAATCAGGAAGCTTATAAACAGTTGCATGTACTTAGATGAGCTTGTACTTGCTGAATCATTTAGCTTGACAAACACTAACTAATCCACAACCAAGATCAAAAGGAGGAACTTCCCAACTTTGTCTCACCAGTTACGTCAGAGCTGTTCTAATCGTAGTTGCATCCAAAGCAATGTAATCGTCTCCGCCATTATTTGCATTGTCTGTGCTCACTGCTATGCATTATATGAACCATCTTCAGAATGGGTGAAGAACAATTTGATTCTTGAGGTTGATGATAACTATTTGGTCATAGCATAGCAGTGATCTCATTGCCGCGCATAGAGTTGATGAGTTCATCCAAATGTCAGTGTAATAGTAATGATGTTTTTTGAAACCTAAAAATGAACTGTGTTGCTTTGAAACTTTGCAGGTTCTTTTGTATTCCCAAACAAATTTGTTAGTACTATTCATTGCTTGAATGAATGGTTTGGTTAATCTGAAGATGCTCAGTGTTTATGGATGATATGATAACCACTAACTAAGAATGAGATTTCAGAGGAGCTCAGTAAAAAGCAAATCTGTATATAACACAAAAGGAGAAGGCAACAGAAATAACAATAATATTACACAAGTGAAAGTGATCAAAAGACTACAACAGGAGGCATCTAGAATCGATGCTTGAAAATAAAGAATTCCACAAGACAACGTATAGTGTAACGAGCTCAATCCTGTAACAGTAGAAACTTTAAATGGTTTGCTTGAAGAAGGCCAAGATTGGCCTGATTGAGCCTATTGTGTTGATCAAGGGGTGCAGGGAGCTTAAGGTTTTGGATGTTAGGGACTCTGTGGGTTTTACTGAGGGTGATATGGAAGTAGTAGAGCTTGGTTCTCACATTGGAGTTTATGATGGAAGGTTCGAGACAATTCAGGAGACGGAAATGGGTTGAGATTGCTGGGGTTGTTCAGGTTGATGGGTACTAATTGGGTTAGGGCATAGTAGTTTTTATTTCTGTGTAGACAGTAGACTTGAGCCAATGTGAGATTGTTGGGGTTCTTGAGGTTGATGAGGACTAATGGAGTTGGCTTATAGCTTAGCAATTGGTTCATTCTGTTCATGAACTTGTCTATTATGAATGTATTTGTGCATGGATTTGAGGCTAACTTGAGTGTACTGGAAATGATGTAGTTTGACAATGAACTTTTATTTTGAAACTTTGCGAGTCTTTTAGTTTTCCTAAAGTTTGTAGCTGATTCTTAGTTTGTTAGCACTCATCATTGCTTGAATGATTGAATTTGAGAGGAGCTTATCGAAACAGATATAGAATCGTATATTTAATAACAGGGTAGAATACAACAGAATGACAATAGTATTACACAAGCGAAACTGATCCGAAGACTAAAACATAATGCATCTATGATGGatgcaagaaaagaaagaattccACAAGATAAACAAACGTGTATAAAGTATAGACTCGATCAATATATCCTGTTACAGTGTCTACTCGCATGCAGAACCACTGCAGGTTCCGTGATTTCCAAGGATGAGTGTTTAATTCGATGGAGGAGGTGAGAAGAAAGGAATTGATGGAATTGTGATTGGAATGTTGGGAAGTGAAGGGATTGTAGTGGGGAAGGTGGGGAATGTAGTGGCCGGAAGTGGAGGTAGAGTGAACTTGGGAGCAGTGGGAAGGTTTGGCAATGTTGGATTAGGTAGAGATGGGATTTGGGTGCTTGGCAGAGGTGGGATTTGTGTTGTGGGTTTTGGCAGTGGTGGCAATGGTGGCAGAGGAGTTGGCATAGGCAGTGGAGGCACTGCACCCTTGGGAACCGGAATCAATGGAACTGATGTCTGCAACAGGTGCCTGGCGCCGAAGCTCATGTCAATGCTTGACAAACACAATGCTGCTACCATGATAGATAATAGGGAACAATGCTTGAGGCCTGCCATATTGGTTGAAAAGTAAGGAACTGTATCTGTCAATCTGTGTTTCTTGTTTGAGTTGAAAGAAGAATGAAGGGTATTTATAGAAAGTGAGGCCCCAAAGTTCTCAATGTTTGATGAAATCTAGCTGGGGTAGTGTGGAGAAGTGGTACTGGGTAGCTTACCTTCTTATATAGTTTGGAAGCCTACTCAAGTTCTTACCTACCTACACTTTTAGGGGATTGCTTTCTTAAGGCAAGCAGTCTATCACCTAATGTAGATAGAGTTTTATGTTTGAACATAGATGTAAAGAGAGTTTAATCAAGTAGCCATTTTGTTTACTTCACAATACAGTTGATggacatacatatatatatatatatatactcataGACTCATAGTACACAAAATCATAGCAAATAACTAGTGGCAAATGTACAGAAATGATGGCCAAGTTCACAAAACGAGTGACACAAGATGCAATACATTCATGCAATTTTGTTTATGTACTGAAACTCCCCTTCTTATTaaggaaaaatgaaatgacATCTCTTAACAGAATTGATCTCTCTGCTTAGTTCCATAAATTTACACCCTTTTTCATTTCAAATACAAATTAAAGTATAACTTAGTAACTTATGCACTGCAATGACTGCATTTAAGCTTGGCTGCAATGTCAGGAACTATCGAATCTGATATTAACTTGTATGCATGCTGCATCATATGACTACCATCCCAGTTGATTCGTCTCGCACAGTTAGTACAAGCTTGTATTCCAGGCTTTCCGGGAAGATTTTTGTGTGTGGCGAAACAGCACGGGTTGTTCCCAGGTTCACACCCTAGACTAAGTGCCTTGGGGAAGAACATGAATGCACTGTAATAATCTGCATAACGATCGATAGTCACATTAGGGTGTTGTTTCTTCAACTCCTCAATTGCTCTCTGAAGTAGGTCGTTGTGTGGCTGTGAAAGTTTCTTCAGGGATTGGAAAAAGCCATTAACGAAAGGCAGTAGTAGCAGACGATGGTATTTCTCTTTTGAACCGCTCTATATTTAGAGGGTCATTGGCTTTAGTGCTGTGAAAGTGGTCCTAGAAGCCATTAACAAAACAACACCCTTGTCACAACGACCTGCTTCAGAGAGCAATTGAGGACCAGTCCCCTTAAATCTGAGTGACTAGTCCTTGTACCATTGTCTGCTACTGCAGCCTTTTAATATGATCAATTTGATAGTGGTTGTCTTACATGTTTTAGTTTAGAAGGATGAATTCTCCtacgaaaaataaataaataaataaataaaattcgCTTCTAGATAGCCGTCGACGTGTGGTAATGGAAAAATCAACGTTGACCAGCTAAGAGGAGCTACCTGGTGATTTTTATTTGGTCAAAATCAAATAGGGTATAGAACCACGTTCTATGCATTTCACAAATAATTTCAAGGCACGAGTGAATGGAAAGCAAGAACTAGGAAATAGAAAAGATAATATTAATATATAGAGAACTGTTTATGTACAAAAATGAATGACCTAAATCAGAGGTGAGGTAAGTAAAAGAAATCAAAGAATGTATACTATTTACCGTGGAACTAAAGCAGTGAGGAAGCAAGGGAACCATGCCAAAGCCAATTCTGAAGTTTGAACATGCAACAGTTTTCAGCCTCTGATCCTGGGAGCCGAAGGTATGAAAATGCCAACACAAATTGAAACCTCCTCAACAGAATAGTTTGTGTCAATCGCGGGATACTCACTTCCAAAGTTCCaccatttcttctttttgtgCTTAGAAGTTCCACCaatgcttctttttctttaagcTGGGCGGAGGAAGTTCTGAAGACAAAATCCAAAACAAGAGTAAAAGATATAAGTTAACACCCGAAAGAATCTTGCTGAAATCTTACACAAGGCCAGTTATTCCTTTACCTCCTTCAGGATAGATAGAATTGTAGTGCACCTCAGCCCAAAAGCTCAAGCAGATAACTGCACAAAGTAAAGTATAAGTACACATATCCAGTGACAATGGAGGGCGACAGCAAAGTAATGTTGGGAGTATTACTTCTAAAAATTGTTACCTCTACTAGATTTTAAAACATGTGGAAGGATCTCAATATAGCATGTATCCTTGAAAGAAGTGATAACAAATATCTTGACACCATACTGCAGAAAAGTAGAGGACATATCAGTATCAATAATAGAATTAAGAAAGTAATAAAACTTGTAATATACACTTATGGTGCCTACTTTTAGCACTTTTACAAAAGTACCAGCAATTGTAATTGCTTgcatctcaccatagaggagaGAATAAGAGGCAAACTTAAGAGCTGAAAGTTGCTTCTAAGTTATTAGAAGGCCCAACTTCCAATAGCAAAATTACATATGTACAAACATTGAGTTTGATCACAGCAGCCTAAATGAAAAATTGCGTTTTAAAAACAACTAAGAGAACAAACTAGCAAAAAACAGTGTCTTATACCGAATCTGCAGCAGCCTGCAACGTGACATGGTCGCCCCATTCACCACTCCTAATTTATCCACGTCAAACAGAAAATAGGTAAGCAAAAAACTAATCATAAGGTTTAGGATAGAAAGCAATGAATACAAAGATTGGCACATACTTGCTCATTTTCTTTATGTAATCAACATAACCCATCGGAACGTAACCATCATATATTTCGGGGTGATTCTTGAGCTGAGGAAATCAAGAGTCATTCAGAAATCAGATGAtgataaaaagtaaattaacaatAAACACTGCAAAACTATTTACTTTGAATCACTGAATATCCACTCACTGAAATGCCAACCAACCTGTTGAATAATTTGATCTCTTACAAGGCCATGGTATTCAGAAGAACGATATAGTTGATCTGATAAAGCGCGAAACTGGAAAAACACCAATAGTGAGAAACTCTCAAATTAAGTAGAGGGATTCCACACTATTACAAATCAGAAAACTAAAAATTCAAACTAACACCAACCTGACAGTTCCCATCTCCCTGGATCTTACACTCCACCAACTCATACAACTTCAGTCTAGTGAAAGAAAAGTTGAAAACAAAAAGACCATAGATCAGAAGTGAAGCACCACAGACGAATTCTATATAAACAGACAACAGGCAAAAAGGAGGCACTGAATATCCATCTCGAGAAAATTTTTAAAGACAGCAACTATTACAGAATGTAAATGGAAATGATGTTGGAATATCCCCAAGGATGCAGACACAGGCACACAGACAGAGGAAGTAATGTGCTTGATGTGATGTCAAAAGcagcagaagaaagaaaataagcaCTTCTGTCCAGAACATTCCTCAATTCATTACTCTCTCCCCattatatgtgtatatatgctCCCAACTCCACCCCTTCTGATCCAGATATGGCGCTAAGGTTCTGTGTTTTAAACTTTCGATTGCTCTAGACCTTTGATTGCATGCCGTGCAGAATAATATAATCACCCTTTAAACAAATGATTACTAAGTTATGAAAAACATAAaatatttgaactttgaaagtattaagataataataaattctttttttttttttaaatctaacGAAATGTGCAACGTCAGAGTCCGCAGTCCATCCATCACCACAGAGAAACCTATCTCAATTTAGCTATTTTTGGTAGTTTAACAAACTGGCAAGTTTacttaaaaacataaataaaattgaATACACAAAGGATTTGACAATATATCCCTGTAGACAATTCATCACTCATACACAGTAAGGATGAGATAGTAGAAATAACACAACACACCTTTCAATAAGCCTCTGATGATCTGATATCTCTTCATCAACTGTGGGTATTTTCTCATTCGTTTTAGGAATATGCTGCCAAAAGAATCATGATTATGTGAATCCAAGTGTGTtgcaaaaaagaaaagggaagacAATTAAAATTTTAACATTGTGAGCAACTGGAAACTAAGAAGCAATAAAGTTGCAGAGAAAACGGAAAATTGAAGAATACACATCTGATACGCGTCCACTCATCCCAACTAATATAAGAGACTCTTTGAACCAATTTAAAAAATAGACTTCTAGTCTGTGTTGAGTGAGGCTGAGATTTTGCCTCACTGCCACATGTCACAGGCTGGGCTGAGCTGTGCTCAAGTTATTATAAGCTTGCAGCTTTGATTTTTCATACATATTGTCTAGTTTGTTTAGGTGCTAGATCCTTTACATAAGTAATTACACTACTCCCATGCTTGATGTAGCTCACAACTTGGTGCATGCAATTGTTTTATCAATTCCATTAttagtttttcttttgctttttttcttGGGAGAAGAAAGGGATCTGATACTAAAACATAAGGCAGGACCAATAAGCAAAACCACTGGAAGAGAAAAATGCCAGCAGATAATGTACACTGACACAGTACAAATAATCCTTCTTTTATAAAATGGAACAAATAAACTTACAGGAACAGGAACCATCTGATTCAATCTTCTCCCTACTTCACCATCAAGAGCATACTCATCTGTTATATCCCACGGATGCAACAAGTCTTCCCCATCCACCGAGTGCTCTCCATCACTGTTTTCATATGCTTCCCCATTTCCATTTCTCCTAGGACCATCCCCCTCATTTTCCTGATTTCTACAATCATCGTTGTCCATCATCCTGCCAAAATCATTCACTGCATCCTGAACATTTTCAAGCCCTGCAGATGTGCAGCATCTAATCACAATAAGTCCAACAAATACACAACACAAACAACTGAACTAAACGAGAATGTCAAACTTTACCCATACCAGAACCATTGTGTCTGCTTGAAGGACCGAGCCAATCCTGTGCAAGAATCGACGCTTGCAAAGGCGCATCTCCATAACTAGAAACTCCCGCGGCCTCTTCCTTTGCAAGTCTAGATAGCTCTTCTTGCAACGCACGAGCTAAAACCTCATCGTTCTCCACACTACAAGGCTCAACATAACCTTCGTTTACACACTCTACTTGACTAGAGTCCCATTGATATTCAGTAACAGTACTTCGAGAAAAATCATTCGAAAGAGTACAATCCAAGAGATGATGCAAACCCCAACGAACAACATCCTGATCAAGGTTCCAATTTGCCATGTTCTTGTATAACATTCCACCTGATCAAGCTAACCTAGCAAACAGTACAAACCATAGTCCTCATAAGCTATATTGCAAATGATTAATCTAAAGTAAACTCATAACCACATTCAAATCCCATCTCAAATTTCAATCACAACCCCACTATCAAAGTCTGAACTTCCCAAACTTCACCCATCAAAACACACCAAAAAACACATACGGAACCTAAATCACAGAAACCAAACCGCCacaaaaagattgaaactttatgAAATCTAAAACATACCCAGAACAAGAAATACGATTCTGAACATTAGGGATGATGTAAAACGCACCTTTCAAATCAAAGTCAGGATCTTTGAGGATGAAATAACCTTTGGGATGAACGGGCCGTGTAATGCACGCGCCACCTTGTCTTGGTCGCCGGGAAACTTTGGAACAAGAAAAGAATAATATAGGACCGAGGAAGAGACAGAAACTTGGGAAACTCGAAATAAAGAAACCGACGACGTTAGTTGGTTTTTGTTGAAAATCCAAAAGTTGCGTCTGGTTTTATATAtgccccccccctcccccccggTGGTGTGAAAGCGAAAACCGCATTTGGGACACGCGGGGCGGGCAGCGGCGAACCGGGTTTTTGCCGGTAACCCCCGTTGAGATGACACGTGTCGGGTGTTAAGA
Protein-coding regions in this window:
- the LOC133716808 gene encoding uncharacterized protein LOC133716808, producing MVCLKKAKIGLIEPIVLIKGCRELKVLDVRDSVGFTEGDMEVVELGSHIGVYDGRFDGGGEKKGIDGIVIGMLGSEGIVVGKVGNVVAGSGGRVNLGAVGRFGNVGLGRDGIWVLGRGGICVVGFGSGGNGGRGVGIGSGGTAPLGTGINGTDVCNRCLAPKLMSMLDKHNAATMIDNREQCLRPAILVEK
- the LOC133715351 gene encoding OVARIAN TUMOR DOMAIN-containing deubiquitinating enzyme 9; the protein is MLYKNMANWNLDQDVVRWGLHHLLDCTLSNDFSRSTVTEYQWDSSQVECVNEGYVEPCSVENDEVLARALQEELSRLAKEEAAGVSSYGDAPLQASILAQDWLGPSSRHNGSGLENVQDAVNDFGRMMDNDDCRNQENEGDGPRRNGNGEAYENSDGEHSVDGEDLLHPWDITDEYALDGEVGRRLNQMVPVPHIPKTNEKIPTVDEEISDHQRLIERLKLYELVECKIQGDGNCQFRALSDQLYRSSEYHGLVRDQIIQQLKNHPEIYDGYVPMGYVDYIKKMSKSGEWGDHVTLQAAADSYGVKIFVITSFKDTCYIEILPHVLKSSRVICLSFWAEVHYNSIYPEGELPPPSLKKKKHWWNF